A DNA window from Daucus carota subsp. sativus chromosome 3, DH1 v3.0, whole genome shotgun sequence contains the following coding sequences:
- the LOC108212373 gene encoding uncharacterized protein LOC108212373, with protein MVNSQPSSPRNTTNPIIPESSTPDSAQLFKKADPYLIHPSDSPATVFYQPLLQGDNYASWQRGISKALNAKGKLGFIDRTLPPPTNQAELGYWKRCDDLVCSWVLNSVQPDIRSSCLYADCARTIWKDLQTRFSHSNGPKLYQLKMAISNLKQEDMSVTAYFTKLKSLWDEFDSISPTEQCICGAEKVLIERLARDRAMEFMQGLHDRFSHVRSEILLLEPTPSSDKIFNLVKQEEAQQYIDQASAPVIESVALQLHGSSHRPVRAHGNKRQRPFCDHCNRYGHTKTTCYQLHGYPSRTTPSTNAPHSGSLPPTAAAVLPKSGQPNNSNSDNGIPSFTPDQYNRILALIDPPSMDDLASPPRINLTGIQNSNEPPWYIDSGATHHICCQLSLFSEYRQVVHPIHVQLPDDTIIYVKHIGDIVLSPSLILHDDHTTRRVIGKGTSFAGLYRLQLSARISFIQNNTPMDVWHARLGHPSSDGYSFNHKGYKILDIATKKIYVSRHVKFSEHLFPYSDALSPQPDHLQSSAPNASFYYDDPTEEQSNSSPATNIHNSSQV; from the exons ATGGTTAATTCTCAGCCTTCATCTCCTCGCAACACAACCAACCCCATCATTCCAGAATCATCAACACCTGATTCTGCCCAGCTTTTTAAGAAAGCTGATCCTTACCTTATCCATCCCTCGGACAGCCCAGCAACAGTGTTTTATCAACCGTTACTTCAGGGAGATAATTATGCCTCCTGGCAACGAGGAATTTCAAAAGCGCTGAATGCAAAAGGCAAACTTGGTTTCATCGACAGGACACTACCACCACCCACTAATCAGGCTGAGTTAGGATATTGGAAGCGCTGCGATGATTTAGTTTGTAGTTGGGTTCTTAATTCTGTTCAACCCGACATCCGTTCCAGCTGCCTATATGCAGACTGTGCTCGTACGATTTGGAAAGATCTCCAAACTCGTTTTTCTCACTCTAATGGGCCGAAACTTTATCAACTCAAAATGGCCATCTCGAACCTCAAGCAAGAGGACATGTCTGTCACAGCTTATTTCACCAAACTAAAATCATTGTGGGATGAATTTGATTCTATCTCCCCTACTGAACAGTGCATTTGTGGTGCTGAAAAAGTACTCATCGAGCGCCTTGCACGTGACCGTGCCATGGAATTTATGCAGGGTCTTCATGATCGATTTTCTCACGTTCGTAGTGAAATCCTTCTTCTTGAGCCAACACCTTCTTctgataaaatttttaatttggtcAAACAAGAGGAAGCGCAACAGTATATTGATCAAGCATCAGCACCTGTTATTGAATCTGTCGCACTCCAACTTCATGGCTCCTCTCATAGGCCTGTTCGTGCACATGGTAACAAACGCCAGCGACCTTTTTGCGATCATTGCAATAGGTATGGACACACTAAGACTACCTGTTATCAGCTTCATGGTTATCCATCCAGGACCACTCCATCCACTAATGCTCCGCATTCTGGCTCTCTCCCTCCCACTGCTGCTGCCGTCCTGCCAAAATCTGGACAGCCGAATAATTCCAACTCTGACAATGGAATCCCGTCATTCACACCGGACCAGTACAATCGAATTCTTGCATTAATTGATCCACCCTCAATGGATGACCTGGCTTCTCCTCCTAGAATCAATCTGACAGGTATACAAAACTCAAATGAACCACCATGGTACATCGACAGTGGTGCGACTCATCATATATGTTGTCAACTATCTTTATTTTCTGAATATCGTCAAGTTGTACATCCCATTCATGTTCAATTACCTGATGATACTATAATCTATGTTAAGCATATTGGGGACATTGTTCTTTCTCCTTCTCTTATTTTACATGAT GACCACACCACGAGGAGGGTGATTGGTAAAGGCACCTCTTTTGCCGGTCTTTATAGGCTTCAGCTTTCTGCTCGTATTAGTTTCATTCAGAATAACACGCCAATGGACGTGTGGCATGCAAGATTAGGCCATCCTAGTTCCGATG GTTATTCTTTCAACCATAAGGGTTATAAAATTCTTGATATTGCCACAAAGAAAATTTATGTATCTAGACATGTCAAATTTTCTGAGCATCTTTTTCCATATTCTGATGCACTCTCTCCTCAACCAGATCACCTTCAATCTTCTGCACCaaatgcatcattttattatGATGATCCTACTGAAGAACAGTCCAACAGTTCTCCAGCGACTAACATTCATAATTCCTCTCAGGTCTAA